The Verrucomicrobiia bacterium genome contains a region encoding:
- the sucD gene encoding succinate--CoA ligase subunit alpha, translating into MGILIDEKTKVIVQGITGRDGSFHARQMKEYGTKIVAGVTPGRGGEKEDGVLVFDSVKEAKEATGANCSVIYVPPAFAADAIYEAADSGLPLVVCITEGIPAFDMLKVYHYLKTTKTRLVGPNCPGLITPGKCKVGIMPAQIHTEGPVGVVSRSGTLTYEVVYNLTQSGIGQSTAIGIGGDPVIGTDFVDVLALFEKDKQTKAIVLIGEIGGTDEERAAAFIKAEVSKPVVAFIAGQTAPPGKRMGHAGAIISGGSGTAAEKIETFRKVGVPVASTPAEIPALVERALGKSKKVKISVVAAKPKKRLPAMKTRAAKGRSFKKTPAWAAKGRRKR; encoded by the coding sequence ATGGGAATTTTAATCGACGAAAAAACCAAAGTAATCGTTCAGGGGATCACCGGCCGGGACGGCTCCTTCCACGCCCGACAGATGAAGGAATACGGCACCAAGATTGTCGCTGGCGTGACACCGGGGCGGGGTGGCGAAAAAGAGGATGGCGTTTTGGTCTTCGATTCGGTGAAAGAGGCCAAAGAGGCCACCGGCGCAAATTGCAGCGTTATCTACGTCCCTCCGGCATTTGCTGCGGACGCCATCTACGAAGCGGCTGATTCCGGCCTGCCGCTTGTCGTCTGCATCACGGAAGGCATTCCCGCCTTTGATATGCTGAAAGTTTATCATTATTTGAAAACCACAAAAACCCGTCTGGTCGGCCCCAATTGCCCCGGTTTGATAACTCCAGGCAAATGTAAAGTGGGCATTATGCCGGCCCAGATTCACACTGAGGGCCCGGTCGGCGTCGTATCCCGCTCCGGCACTCTGACCTATGAGGTGGTTTACAACCTGACGCAATCCGGCATCGGCCAGTCCACCGCCATCGGTATCGGCGGCGATCCGGTCATCGGCACTGACTTCGTGGACGTTTTGGCCCTCTTTGAGAAAGACAAACAGACCAAGGCTATTGTTCTGATTGGAGAAATCGGCGGCACGGATGAAGAACGCGCGGCGGCTTTCATCAAAGCCGAAGTGTCCAAGCCGGTAGTCGCCTTCATCGCCGGCCAGACCGCCCCGCCGGGCAAGCGGATGGGGCATGCCGGTGCCATCATCTCCGGTGGCTCCGGCACCGCCGCAGAAAAAATCGAAACATTCAGGAAGGTCGGCGTTCCGGTCGCCTCCACTCCGGCCGAAATCCCGGCTTTGGTGGAGCGGGCCTTGGGAAAATCCAAGAAAGTAAAAATTTCCGTCGTTGCAGCCAAACCAAAGAAACGACTTCCCGCAATGAAAACACGCGCCGCAAAAGGGAGGTCGTTCAAAAAAACTCCCGCTTGGGCGGCCAAAGGAAGAAGGAAACGATAA
- the sucC gene encoding ADP-forming succinate--CoA ligase subunit beta codes for MNLHEYQAKELFAQAGIPIPKGKVAQTPEEAFQIASEFGQTVVVKAQVHTGGRGKAGGVKLAQTPEEAKEKATAILGMDIKNYTVEKVLITEAADIASEAYLSVTLDREFKMPVIIASPAGGIEIEEVAKQTPEKVLKLRVNPLTGLLPYHARQVSGFLYADKNIRKQAEEILKKLYSLYFLADLTLAEINPLVVTKKNELVALDAKVSIDDNALDRHPEFEKYKEFSGAEKIEEEAKKAGLSFVKLDGSIGCIVNGAGLAMATMDLVKFYGGNPANFLDIGGSSNPEKVIAAMKIILADPNVKAICFNIFGGITRGDDVANGIVKAVNTLKPKVPIAIRLVGTNEELAKEILRKVNLNVYSSMTEVVKKAIELSKAA; via the coding sequence GTGAACCTGCACGAATACCAAGCCAAAGAACTCTTCGCCCAAGCCGGGATTCCCATTCCCAAAGGGAAAGTCGCCCAAACGCCCGAAGAAGCGTTTCAAATCGCTTCCGAGTTCGGCCAAACCGTGGTGGTCAAGGCCCAAGTGCACACCGGCGGCCGGGGCAAGGCCGGCGGCGTAAAACTTGCCCAAACGCCGGAGGAGGCGAAAGAAAAGGCGACTGCCATTTTGGGAATGGACATCAAAAACTACACGGTTGAAAAGGTCCTGATCACCGAAGCCGCCGACATCGCTTCGGAGGCTTACTTGAGCGTCACGCTCGACCGCGAATTCAAGATGCCGGTAATCATTGCCTCTCCCGCCGGCGGCATCGAAATCGAGGAAGTGGCCAAACAAACTCCGGAAAAGGTTTTAAAACTGCGCGTCAACCCCTTGACCGGCCTGCTCCCCTACCACGCCCGGCAGGTCTCCGGCTTTCTGTATGCCGATAAAAACATCCGCAAACAGGCGGAGGAAATTTTGAAGAAGCTCTATTCGCTCTACTTTCTGGCCGACTTGACGCTGGCTGAAATCAACCCGCTCGTTGTTACAAAAAAAAACGAACTGGTAGCCCTCGACGCCAAAGTGAGCATCGACGACAATGCCTTGGACCGCCACCCGGAGTTTGAGAAGTACAAGGAGTTCTCCGGCGCGGAAAAAATCGAGGAAGAAGCCAAAAAAGCCGGGCTTTCCTTCGTCAAGCTGGACGGCAGCATCGGCTGCATCGTCAACGGCGCCGGCCTGGCAATGGCCACTATGGACTTGGTCAAGTTCTACGGCGGAAATCCCGCCAATTTTCTGGATATCGGCGGCAGTTCCAATCCGGAAAAAGTTATTGCCGCCATGAAAATCATCCTGGCCGACCCCAACGTGAAAGCCATCTGCTTCAACATCTTCGGCGGCATAACCCGCGGCGACGACGTCGCCAATGGCATCGTAAAGGCGGTGAATACCTTGAAGCCGAAGGTGCCGATTGCCATCCGGCTGGTTGGCACCAACGAAGAACTGGCCAAGGAAATTTTGCGAAAAGTCAACCTCAACGTCTATTCCTCGATGACCGAAGTAGTCAAAAAGGCCATCGAACTGTCCAAGGCGGCGTAA
- a CDS encoding HD domain-containing protein, protein MILFEERVDLNTAIGVKVAEAILKKGKLYEVGGAVRDRLLGIPRTQKDTDYLVTGIPLAELVALLKKFGYVDLVGRFFGVIKFTDRESGTTFDISLPRKEKSTGTGHKDFEVDFDPALPVETDLGRRDFTINAMAFDVAAQKLIDPFGGRNDIKAKLVRQVFEQAFEEDPLRMLRAIQFASRFNFEIEPKTWEHLVASVRLIETVSAERIAEELNKLILLSSKPSVGFKLMEKSGLLKILLPELAEGVGVSQPGGYHRWEVFEHTLYVVDAAPPKLHLRWACLLHDVAKPRTKVETGEGATFYGHEKLGSKMTKQILRRLKYSNDFIDQVFLLVDKHMFTTQVTDKGVRRLIRKVGPELVFDLLDLRRADVAGQGMGGKTDDVDELEARIKAELEKRPPFSVRDLAVSGHDVMEHLQVPAGPAVGKVLNHLLEQVLDDPTLNEKSALLKLAKDYYTGLEAK, encoded by the coding sequence ATGATTCTTTTTGAAGAAAGAGTTGATTTGAATACCGCCATTGGCGTCAAAGTTGCGGAAGCCATTCTAAAAAAAGGGAAATTGTATGAGGTCGGCGGGGCCGTCCGCGACCGGCTGTTGGGCATCCCCCGCACCCAAAAGGACACGGACTACTTGGTCACCGGCATCCCGTTGGCCGAGCTCGTGGCGCTGTTAAAAAAATTCGGCTACGTCGATTTGGTCGGCCGTTTTTTCGGCGTTATCAAATTCACGGACCGGGAATCCGGCACCACCTTCGACATTTCTCTCCCCCGCAAGGAAAAAAGCACCGGCACGGGGCACAAGGATTTTGAAGTGGATTTTGACCCGGCCCTGCCGGTTGAGACCGACTTGGGCCGGCGTGATTTCACCATCAACGCCATGGCCTTCGACGTTGCCGCGCAGAAACTAATCGACCCCTTCGGCGGCCGGAACGACATTAAAGCCAAACTGGTGCGTCAGGTGTTTGAACAGGCGTTTGAAGAAGACCCTTTGCGGATGCTGCGCGCCATCCAGTTCGCCTCCCGCTTCAACTTTGAAATCGAGCCGAAAACCTGGGAGCATCTGGTCGCCTCGGTGCGACTGATTGAAACCGTCTCCGCCGAGCGGATTGCCGAGGAGTTGAACAAACTGATTCTCCTCTCTTCCAAACCCTCGGTCGGCTTCAAACTGATGGAAAAGTCGGGACTTTTGAAAATTTTGCTGCCGGAGCTGGCCGAAGGAGTGGGCGTTTCCCAGCCGGGCGGCTACCACCGCTGGGAGGTCTTTGAGCACACGTTGTACGTGGTGGATGCCGCCCCGCCTAAACTACACTTGCGTTGGGCCTGTTTGCTCCACGACGTCGCCAAACCCCGCACCAAGGTGGAAACGGGAGAAGGCGCCACTTTCTACGGCCACGAAAAGCTCGGCTCCAAAATGACCAAACAGATATTGCGCCGGCTGAAATATTCCAACGACTTCATCGACCAGGTTTTTCTTTTGGTAGACAAGCATATGTTCACCACCCAGGTTACCGACAAGGGGGTGCGCCGCCTGATTCGCAAGGTCGGGCCGGAACTGGTCTTTGATTTGCTCGATTTGCGCCGCGCGGATGTGGCAGGCCAGGGAATGGGAGGGAAAACGGACGATGTGGACGAGCTGGAGGCCCGCATCAAAGCCGAACTGGAAAAAAGGCCCCCCTTCAGCGTGCGCGATTTGGCTGTCAGCGGCCATGATGTGATGGAGCATCTCCAGGTTCCGGCCGGACCGGCCGTCGGCAAAGTGCTGAACCACCTTTTGGAACAGGTCTTGGACGATCCAACTTTAAACGAAAAAAGTGCTTTGTTAAAGCTCGCAAAAGATTATTATACCGGGCTGGAGGCCAAGTGA
- the arcC gene encoding carbamate kinase, producing MKRAVVALGGNAISKAGEPDTIANQFANTRASLGGLVELLREGYDIALTHGNGPQVGNAILRVELAADKAPILPLGICVADTEGGMGYMIAQSLKNRLLKEKIDRPVVTVVTQVLVDKDDPSISDPTKFIGQFYSKEEAEELMKKRGWKMKKDANRGWRRVVPSPIPLDIIEKESIKKLLDQKVVVIAAGGGGIPVCRMPDGSLEGVDAVIDKDLASAVLAREVGAELLLILTGVDKVAINFGRLDQQFLDKITLKEAQKYLEAGEFPPGSMGPKIKAAINFLESGGKEVIITSIDRAYPAVLGKAGTHILPG from the coding sequence ATGAAGCGGGCCGTGGTTGCCCTCGGGGGCAACGCCATCTCCAAAGCGGGCGAGCCGGATACGATTGCCAACCAGTTTGCCAACACCCGCGCCTCCCTGGGCGGGCTGGTGGAGCTTTTGCGCGAAGGGTACGACATCGCCTTGACCCACGGCAACGGTCCGCAGGTCGGCAACGCCATCTTGCGGGTGGAGCTGGCGGCCGACAAGGCCCCTATTCTCCCGCTCGGAATCTGCGTAGCCGACACGGAAGGCGGAATGGGGTATATGATTGCCCAGTCCCTCAAAAACCGGCTGCTAAAAGAAAAAATCGACCGTCCGGTGGTAACCGTGGTGACCCAAGTCCTGGTGGACAAGGATGATCCCTCCATCTCCGACCCGACCAAATTCATCGGCCAGTTCTATTCCAAGGAGGAAGCCGAAGAGCTGATGAAAAAAAGGGGCTGGAAGATGAAGAAAGATGCCAACCGCGGCTGGCGCCGGGTCGTGCCCTCCCCTATACCGCTCGATATTATTGAAAAGGAGTCCATCAAGAAACTACTCGATCAGAAAGTGGTGGTCATCGCCGCCGGCGGCGGGGGGATACCGGTGTGCCGGATGCCGGACGGCTCCTTGGAAGGGGTGGATGCGGTAATTGACAAAGATTTGGCTTCCGCCGTCTTGGCCCGCGAAGTTGGGGCCGAGCTGCTCCTGATTTTAACCGGCGTGGACAAGGTCGCAATAAATTTTGGTCGTCTGGATCAGCAATTTTTGGACAAAATCACCTTGAAGGAAGCGCAAAAATATCTCGAGGCCGGAGAATTTCCCCCCGGCAGCATGGGGCCGAAGATTAAGGCGGCCATAAATTTCCTTGAGTCCGGCGGCAAAGAGGTTATAATCACCTCGATTGACCGGGCTTATCCGGCCGTTTTGGGAAAAGCCGGCACGCACATCCTGCCGGGCTGA
- a CDS encoding cyclic 2,3-diphosphoglycerate synthase: protein MKRKVLIMGAAGRDFHNFNTAFRGNKNYEVVCFTATQIPNIEDRKYPAKLAGRGYPKGIPIYAEEELTEIIQKKKIDTVVFSYSDVPHTYVMHKASQVMAEGASFMLLGPKETQLKSKVPVVAVCAVRTGSGKSQTTRKVADILKKAGKKLVVVRHPMPYGNLVKQTCQRFADFKDLDRYDCTIEEREEYEPHLERKTVVYAGVDYEKILRQAEKEADVILWDGGNNDYPFFKPDLLITVVDPHRPGHELAYFPGEQNLWSADVVVINKVDTAAFENIQTVKKNVERTNPDAVVIEAASPIFVEGGNGIRGKKVLVIEDGPTLTHGEMEYGAGVVAARKFGAAELLDPRSYIKGSLVGVYKKYPHIGKLLPAMGYGEAQIKDMQNTINRVPADLVIVATPIDLGRLLKVKKPMLRVRYELEELGKPDLKAVLSPFLK, encoded by the coding sequence ATGAAAAGGAAGGTTTTGATAATGGGCGCCGCCGGGCGGGATTTTCATAATTTCAACACCGCCTTCCGCGGCAACAAGAATTACGAAGTGGTCTGCTTCACCGCCACCCAGATACCGAATATCGAGGATCGCAAATATCCGGCAAAATTGGCCGGACGGGGCTACCCCAAGGGTATTCCGATCTACGCAGAAGAGGAGTTGACCGAAATCATCCAAAAGAAAAAAATCGACACGGTCGTCTTTTCGTACTCGGATGTGCCCCATACCTACGTGATGCATAAAGCCTCGCAGGTGATGGCCGAGGGGGCCAGTTTTATGCTGCTGGGGCCGAAAGAAACGCAGCTAAAATCCAAAGTCCCCGTCGTGGCGGTCTGCGCCGTGCGCACGGGATCCGGCAAAAGCCAGACCACCCGCAAGGTGGCCGACATTTTGAAGAAAGCAGGCAAAAAGCTGGTGGTGGTGCGCCACCCGATGCCCTATGGCAATCTGGTCAAGCAGACCTGCCAGCGCTTCGCCGATTTCAAGGATTTGGACCGCTACGACTGCACGATTGAGGAGCGGGAGGAATACGAGCCGCATTTGGAGCGCAAAACGGTGGTCTATGCCGGGGTTGATTACGAAAAAATTCTGCGGCAGGCCGAAAAAGAGGCGGACGTCATTCTGTGGGACGGCGGCAATAATGATTATCCTTTCTTTAAGCCGGATTTATTGATAACCGTGGTGGATCCCCACCGCCCCGGGCACGAGCTGGCTTATTTCCCTGGGGAGCAGAATCTCTGGTCGGCCGACGTGGTGGTGATTAACAAAGTGGACACGGCGGCGTTTGAAAACATCCAGACCGTGAAGAAAAACGTTGAACGCACGAATCCGGACGCTGTGGTCATCGAAGCGGCCTCGCCTATTTTCGTCGAAGGAGGGAACGGCATCCGCGGCAAGAAAGTGCTGGTTATCGAGGATGGGCCCACTTTGACCCATGGGGAAATGGAATACGGCGCCGGGGTGGTGGCCGCCCGCAAATTCGGCGCCGCCGAGTTACTTGACCCCCGCTCCTACATCAAGGGAAGCCTGGTGGGGGTGTACAAAAAATATCCCCACATCGGCAAACTCCTGCCGGCGATGGGATATGGCGAGGCGCAAATCAAGGATATGCAGAACACCATCAACCGCGTTCCAGCCGATTTGGTCATCGTCGCCACGCCGATTGATTTGGGTCGGCTTCTGAAGGTGAAAAAACCGATGCTGCGCGTCCGCTACGAACTGGAAGAGTTGGGGAAGCCGGATTTGAAGGCGGTGCTTTCTCCCTTCTTGAAGTAG
- a CDS encoding aldehyde dehydrogenase family protein, which yields MPKTKVYKNYINGEWVESGSGETFENRNPADKRDLIGLFQRSNQDDVNAAVEAAKKAFESWRLYPAPRRAEILFRVAEILVQKKEEFARDMTREMGKVLKETRGDVQEAIDMTYYMAGEGRRQFGQTTPSELPNKFMMSVRMPLGVCALITPWNFPMAIPSWKLMPALILGNTVVFKPATDTPLSAYNLVKACEDAGLPKGVLNFVTGTGSEVGTPLMTHPDVKLVSFTGSTAVGKSVAEATASTFKHTNLEMGGKNAILVMDDAKVDLAVEGAVWGGFGTTGQRCTAASRVIVHKKVLKEFTQKFVARARALKVGNGLDAKTEMGPSVNESQLETVMKYVEVGKKEDGATLLTGGHRLTKGEYAHGNFHEPTIFGDVDPDMRIAQEEIFGPVVAVIPTNSLEEGIKIVNDTAYGLSASIYTQDVNRAFVAMRDVYTGIFYVNASTIGAEVHLPFGGTKQTGNGHREAGQAALDVFSEWKVLYIDYSGKLQKAQIDVE from the coding sequence ATGCCGAAGACCAAAGTTTACAAAAACTATATAAACGGCGAATGGGTGGAGTCCGGCTCGGGGGAAACGTTTGAAAACAGAAACCCGGCCGACAAACGGGATTTAATCGGGCTTTTTCAGCGTTCCAATCAGGATGATGTGAACGCCGCCGTGGAAGCGGCCAAAAAGGCCTTCGAAAGCTGGCGGCTTTACCCAGCGCCGAGACGGGCGGAAATTTTGTTCCGGGTGGCGGAAATTCTGGTACAGAAAAAAGAGGAGTTTGCCCGGGATATGACCCGCGAGATGGGAAAGGTCTTGAAGGAGACCCGCGGCGACGTGCAGGAAGCGATTGACATGACCTACTATATGGCCGGCGAGGGGCGCCGCCAGTTCGGCCAGACCACGCCGTCCGAGCTCCCCAACAAGTTTATGATGTCCGTGCGGATGCCCTTGGGCGTCTGCGCTCTGATTACTCCCTGGAATTTCCCGATGGCCATCCCCTCTTGGAAGCTGATGCCTGCTCTCATCTTGGGCAATACAGTGGTCTTCAAACCAGCTACCGATACCCCCCTTTCCGCCTATAATCTGGTGAAGGCCTGTGAGGATGCCGGGTTGCCAAAAGGGGTTTTGAACTTTGTGACCGGCACCGGTTCCGAAGTAGGCACGCCGTTGATGACCCATCCGGACGTAAAGCTGGTCAGCTTCACCGGTTCCACGGCCGTTGGCAAATCGGTGGCGGAGGCGACCGCCTCCACCTTCAAGCACACCAATTTGGAAATGGGGGGGAAAAACGCCATTTTGGTGATGGACGACGCCAAAGTCGATTTGGCCGTGGAAGGGGCCGTCTGGGGCGGGTTCGGCACCACCGGCCAGCGTTGCACGGCCGCCAGTCGGGTGATTGTGCATAAAAAAGTGCTGAAGGAATTCACCCAGAAATTCGTGGCCCGCGCCCGGGCTTTGAAAGTCGGCAACGGGCTGGATGCCAAAACCGAAATGGGCCCCTCCGTCAACGAAAGCCAGTTGGAAACGGTGATGAAATATGTGGAGGTCGGCAAAAAAGAGGACGGCGCTACCCTTTTGACCGGCGGACACCGCTTGACCAAGGGGGAGTATGCCCACGGAAATTTCCACGAACCGACTATCTTTGGGGACGTCGATCCCGATATGCGCATCGCTCAGGAAGAAATCTTCGGTCCGGTCGTCGCAGTAATCCCGACAAATTCACTCGAAGAAGGTATCAAAATTGTCAACGATACGGCCTACGGCCTCTCCGCCTCCATTTACACACAGGATGTCAACCGGGCCTTCGTGGCGATGCGGGATGTCTACACCGGCATTTTCTACGTCAACGCCTCCACTATTGGAGCGGAAGTGCATCTCCCCTTCGGCGGCACCAAGCAGACCGGCAACGGCCATCGCGAAGCGGGGCAGGCCGCCTTGGACGTTTTCTCCGAGTGGAAGGTTCTCTACATCGACTATTCCGGTAAATTGCAAAAGGCCCAAATCGACGTGGAATGA
- a CDS encoding CsgG/HfaB family protein: MRKLAQWTVGLAVLLLIYPTLSFCYEKELNALAGSLTQKLLEGRKKKVAIVDFTDMEGHTIYAGRFLAEELSVQLSSLGSRTEFEVVDRMRLKSLLKEQGLEATGWVDPEMGKKLKKAAGINAIIAGNLTPFGDSLHLSVKILDAGNAKILFATSTDFPKSKIIMGDNTPEKRNPPAQNPPPSASVTPVAPSKPAPAPPPVEIRQKVETPEFVLELQECWASGPNLTCSMLLTNVKEDKSYKLTTADTRIIDPAGNEYRAQKLQLGTAEGWDSVQRPLVNGIATKAAASFTGVSPSVRTIALFEISCHLEGVGQYKAQFRAVPVTR, translated from the coding sequence ATGCGCAAATTGGCTCAATGGACGGTTGGCTTGGCGGTTCTCCTTTTGATTTATCCGACGCTTTCATTCTGTTATGAAAAAGAATTGAACGCCTTGGCCGGGTCCTTGACCCAAAAGCTGCTTGAAGGAAGAAAAAAGAAGGTGGCCATAGTCGATTTCACCGATATGGAGGGGCACACCATCTATGCCGGGCGGTTTTTGGCCGAAGAGCTTTCCGTTCAACTTTCCAGTTTGGGCAGCCGCACGGAGTTTGAGGTCGTCGACAGGATGCGTTTGAAAAGTTTGCTGAAGGAGCAGGGACTGGAAGCCACCGGCTGGGTTGACCCGGAAATGGGGAAAAAACTCAAAAAGGCCGCTGGGATTAACGCCATCATTGCCGGGAATTTGACCCCGTTCGGCGACAGTCTGCACCTTTCGGTAAAAATTCTGGATGCCGGGAACGCAAAAATTCTATTTGCCACCAGCACCGATTTTCCGAAATCGAAAATCATCATGGGAGACAATACACCGGAAAAAAGGAATCCCCCGGCCCAAAACCCGCCGCCGAGCGCCTCCGTAACTCCGGTTGCTCCATCTAAACCGGCACCGGCCCCGCCGCCGGTCGAAATTCGGCAGAAGGTGGAAACGCCGGAGTTTGTCTTGGAGCTTCAAGAGTGCTGGGCCTCCGGCCCGAATCTGACCTGCTCCATGCTTCTGACCAACGTAAAGGAAGACAAAAGCTACAAACTGACCACAGCCGATACCCGTATCATCGACCCTGCCGGCAACGAATACCGTGCTCAAAAACTCCAGCTTGGCACGGCCGAGGGATGGGATTCCGTTCAACGACCGTTGGTAAACGGAATTGCCACAAAGGCCGCCGCCAGCTTTACCGGCGTTTCACCAAGTGTACGCACAATCGCGCTTTTTGAAATCAGTTGCCACTTGGAAGGGGTCGGCCAGTACAAAGCCCAGTTCCGCGCCGTCCCCGTAACCCGGTAG
- a CDS encoding 4Fe-4S binding protein: MPVEEAKAQVVRNRKAVGKRLLFNVALCFECGACVGVCPHDSLALTPRGIEIDHHTCTLCNACVRTCPTGAFTL; this comes from the coding sequence ATGCCGGTGGAGGAGGCCAAGGCCCAAGTTGTAAGGAACCGCAAAGCGGTCGGGAAGCGGCTTTTGTTCAACGTGGCGCTCTGCTTTGAATGCGGGGCCTGCGTGGGGGTTTGTCCCCACGATTCACTGGCTTTAACTCCGCGCGGCATCGAAATCGACCACCACACCTGCACGCTTTGCAACGCCTGCGTGCGCACCTGCCCTACGGGAGCGTTTACTTTATGA
- a CDS encoding NAD(P)/FAD-dependent oxidoreductase, with product MNSENRYDVIVVGAGPGGSSAAMAAAKKGKKVLLLEKHPVVGYPLCCAEGISKSGLEDIVPLNPRWVASRVERVLLVGPGGAKAKIVHPEAGYVLDRKIFDRDLAGLAAKEGATVKAGTPVVGLLNGDGGLIRGVKVLEEGKPNEYFAPVIIASDGIESRIGYWAGLNTTLYLSGFDSAAQYLLGGLDVDEECLQFYFGRDLCPGGYGWVFPKGNGTANVGLAFTPALNAKVKAVELLNKFVAERFPRASIVETIVGGVPAYVGKKLMRVKNVLLAGDAARLVDSISGAGIANALLSGKIAGGTAAEYLPSKHSPDFLERYQREWDKVKGREMRFYLYARQIYIRMSDSEFDNVINFVRPLFENNPVRGIEPIGLLKRVLKENPKLLLLARHIRW from the coding sequence ATGAATTCCGAGAATCGGTATGATGTAATCGTGGTCGGAGCAGGGCCGGGGGGCTCTTCGGCAGCAATGGCGGCGGCTAAGAAAGGGAAAAAGGTTCTTCTCTTAGAGAAACATCCCGTCGTCGGCTATCCCCTCTGCTGCGCGGAGGGAATTTCCAAGTCTGGCTTGGAAGATATCGTTCCTTTGAATCCGCGTTGGGTGGCTTCGCGCGTGGAGCGGGTTTTACTCGTCGGCCCGGGTGGCGCGAAAGCGAAAATCGTGCATCCGGAAGCGGGGTATGTGCTGGACCGGAAAATTTTTGACCGGGATTTGGCCGGGCTGGCAGCCAAAGAAGGAGCTACGGTGAAAGCCGGAACGCCGGTCGTGGGGTTGCTAAACGGTGACGGCGGGCTGATTCGGGGGGTCAAGGTTTTAGAGGAAGGGAAGCCCAACGAATACTTTGCGCCGGTCATCATCGCTTCCGACGGCATCGAATCCCGCATCGGCTATTGGGCCGGGTTGAACACGACTTTATATCTTTCCGGTTTTGATTCCGCCGCGCAGTATCTTTTGGGAGGGTTGGATGTCGATGAAGAATGTTTGCAGTTCTACTTCGGCCGGGACTTGTGCCCCGGCGGCTACGGCTGGGTTTTTCCCAAAGGGAACGGCACGGCCAACGTGGGGCTGGCATTCACGCCGGCTTTGAACGCCAAAGTAAAGGCGGTTGAACTTTTGAACAAGTTTGTGGCGGAGCGCTTTCCGCGCGCCTCGATAGTCGAAACCATCGTCGGCGGAGTACCCGCCTATGTCGGCAAGAAATTGATGCGGGTCAAGAACGTGCTTTTGGCCGGGGATGCCGCCCGGCTGGTGGATTCCATTTCAGGAGCCGGGATTGCCAATGCTCTTTTATCCGGCAAAATCGCGGGGGGAACGGCGGCGGAATATCTGCCGTCCAAGCATTCGCCCGATTTTCTGGAGCGGTATCAACGTGAATGGGATAAAGTCAAAGGGCGGGAGATGCGCTTCTATCTTTATGCCCGGCAAATTTACATACGGATGAGCGATTCTGAATTTGATAACGTGATTAACTTCGTCCGGCCGCTTTTTGAAAACAATCCCGTACGGGGTATCGAGCCTATTGGGCTTTTGAAGCGGGTATTAAAAGAAAACCCCAAGCTCCTGCTTTTGGCCCGCCATATACGATGGTGA
- the rpsT gene encoding 30S ribosomal protein S20 yields MPRHKSAKKALRKSEKLREHNKALKTRLKTVFKTALTESDASKKSEEIRKAFSLIDKAAKRKLIPKNRAARLKSRLSRSKAA; encoded by the coding sequence ATGCCAAGACATAAATCAGCCAAAAAGGCGCTTAGGAAGTCGGAAAAACTGCGCGAGCATAACAAGGCGCTGAAGACCCGGTTGAAAACGGTTTTCAAAACCGCCCTGACCGAAAGCGACGCCTCCAAGAAATCGGAGGAGATTCGCAAGGCCTTTTCGCTCATCGACAAAGCCGCCAAGCGGAAGCTGATTCCCAAAAACCGCGCCGCCCGGCTCAAATCCCGCCTGTCCCGTTCCAAGGCCGCGTAA